Proteins encoded by one window of Salmonirosea aquatica:
- a CDS encoding xanthine dehydrogenase family protein molybdopterin-binding subunit, with amino-acid sequence MKQTGQPISRLEGTLKVTGAARYAGEFKHEGMLYGYVVNSTIAKGKVIRIDTESAKRIPGVIEIFTHENRPSLAWFDMQYSDMDAPPGSPFRPLYDAQVSYYDQPIALVVAETFETARYAASILHVKYEEEAFHTDLKTNIGKARDPQLGMATLLKPLPPKPKGDFDQAFEEADAQISSAYWHGTEHHNPMEMHATTTFYEEGGKLTIFDKTQGTVNSMLYVCNVFGLSFGDVRVVAPYVGGAFGSGLRPQYQLFMSVMAATQLKRSVRVTLDREQMFSFGHRPPTLQRVRLGATPDGTVTALNHAALAETSQYEDYTEVVVNWSHILYPAKNTQLDYQLVPLDIHTPLDMRAPGGSTGVFAIESAMDELSYQLNMDPLELRLVNYSERDVAQDKPFSSKELRECYRQGAEKFGWSARNPEPRSMKRGHKLVGYGMATGIWECMTVPSRAEAVLSASGRIEVNSAVTDIGTGTLTVMTQIAADEFGLSTDDITFSYGDSDLPLAPIQGGSFTVSSVGSAVVKACQSLRKKLLKRAARMENFSLSQANQASIRFEKDRIVLSDDPAISVSYADLIADHNGKAIKTTKTSIPNAFKLKKYTRAAHSAAFVEVEVDEELGIVNVTRAITAVAAGKIVNPKTARSQLIGSMVWGISKALREETISDSRFGKYLNRNLAEYHLPVHADIHELDAIFVDEDDTIVNPLGSKGIGEIGIVAMAPAIANAIFHATGKRINHLPIHVEDLL; translated from the coding sequence ATGAAACAAACAGGACAACCCATCAGCCGGCTGGAAGGTACTTTGAAAGTAACGGGTGCCGCCCGGTATGCCGGCGAATTCAAGCACGAGGGGATGCTATATGGCTACGTGGTGAACAGTACCATCGCCAAAGGAAAAGTGATCAGGATCGATACGGAATCAGCCAAAAGGATACCTGGGGTAATCGAAATATTCACCCACGAAAATCGACCTTCACTGGCCTGGTTTGATATGCAGTACTCCGACATGGACGCACCGCCCGGCTCACCCTTTCGCCCCCTCTACGATGCCCAGGTCAGCTACTACGACCAGCCGATTGCCCTGGTTGTTGCCGAAACCTTCGAAACGGCCCGCTACGCAGCTTCAATTCTGCATGTGAAGTATGAGGAAGAAGCATTCCACACGGATCTTAAGACCAATATAGGCAAAGCCCGTGATCCGCAGCTAGGCATGGCCACCCTGCTCAAGCCCCTGCCTCCAAAACCCAAAGGCGATTTTGATCAGGCTTTTGAAGAGGCGGACGCCCAGATTTCGTCTGCCTACTGGCATGGTACCGAGCACCACAATCCCATGGAAATGCACGCTACCACGACCTTTTACGAGGAGGGTGGTAAACTGACGATTTTTGATAAAACCCAGGGTACGGTCAATAGCATGTTATACGTCTGCAATGTGTTTGGACTGAGCTTCGGCGATGTGCGGGTCGTGGCACCTTACGTAGGAGGAGCATTTGGTTCGGGATTACGGCCGCAGTACCAGCTTTTCATGTCGGTGATGGCGGCTACCCAACTCAAACGCTCGGTACGCGTGACGCTGGACCGGGAGCAGATGTTCAGTTTTGGCCATCGCCCGCCTACCTTGCAGCGGGTGCGCCTGGGAGCGACGCCCGATGGGACAGTGACCGCACTGAATCACGCGGCGCTGGCCGAGACCTCACAGTATGAGGACTATACGGAAGTAGTCGTGAATTGGTCCCATATTTTGTATCCGGCTAAAAATACCCAGCTCGACTACCAGCTGGTGCCATTGGACATTCACACGCCGCTCGATATGCGGGCGCCCGGTGGAAGTACGGGTGTTTTTGCAATCGAAAGCGCTATGGATGAGCTGTCGTACCAACTGAATATGGATCCGCTAGAACTTCGGCTCGTCAATTATTCAGAACGGGATGTGGCGCAGGACAAACCTTTTTCCAGCAAAGAACTACGCGAATGCTACAGACAGGGTGCCGAAAAATTCGGTTGGTCGGCACGTAACCCCGAGCCCCGGAGCATGAAGCGCGGCCACAAACTGGTGGGCTATGGCATGGCCACGGGAATTTGGGAATGCATGACGGTACCCAGCCGCGCCGAAGCAGTGCTGAGCGCCAGCGGCCGAATCGAGGTAAACAGCGCCGTCACCGACATTGGAACGGGTACCCTGACCGTCATGACCCAAATCGCAGCCGATGAATTCGGACTTTCTACCGATGACATTACATTTTCCTATGGCGATAGCGACCTACCCTTAGCTCCGATTCAGGGTGGCTCATTTACAGTATCGAGCGTGGGGTCGGCGGTAGTGAAAGCCTGTCAATCGCTGCGGAAAAAGCTGTTGAAACGGGCGGCCCGGATGGAGAATTTTTCGCTATCGCAGGCAAACCAGGCGTCGATCCGGTTTGAGAAAGACCGGATCGTCCTGAGCGATGATCCGGCGATTTCTGTTTCTTATGCCGATCTGATTGCCGACCACAATGGTAAAGCCATCAAGACTACGAAAACCTCAATCCCCAACGCTTTCAAGCTGAAAAAATACACTCGGGCTGCCCACAGCGCCGCTTTTGTAGAAGTGGAAGTAGATGAGGAATTGGGAATCGTCAATGTTACACGGGCCATAACTGCCGTGGCGGCCGGAAAAATCGTTAATCCTAAAACCGCCCGTAGCCAGCTAATCGGCTCGATGGTGTGGGGCATCAGCAAAGCGCTCCGGGAAGAAACCATAAGCGATTCGCGTTTTGGCAAATACCTGAACCGCAACCTGGCCGAGTACCACCTACCCGTCCATGCTGATATTCACGAATTGGATGCCATTTTTGTGGATGAAGATGATACCATCGTCAATCCCTTGGGTAGTAAGGGGATAGGGGAGATCGGCATTGTAGCCATGGCTCCGGCCATTGCCAATGCAATATTCCATGCTACGGGCAAGCGCATCAACCACCTGCCGATTCATGTCGAGGACTTGCTGTAA
- a CDS encoding TolC family protein, protein MRVLFILCSFWLFSSKSYSVHAQTTASDTLSAYATLEECIQYALAHQVDIRQAQLDEQITDRTIKSRLADWYPQVGFNFNIQHYLQLPVVLFPDLNNPSGPRREIRTGVTNSSTGAFTLNQTIFNRDVLLANRTAQDVLKQAVQNTTNTKINVTVDVSKAFYDLLLTRQQQDILNAQIERLARNLKDAVNQFKSGIVDKTDYQRATIALNNATAQLKQAQEQAIAREAVLKNQMGYPVERPLTITYDSTRLELDAQLDTTQIVNYQNRIEYQRLQTRRNLLRAEIDYARWSFLPTVSFFVNYNLLYQNQEFAQLYGRTFPNSLFGLTIALPLFQGGKRLQNIKIAELQFERSDWDMTGLRNDINTEFTQALAQYKGDWINYLTLRENVSLAREVYDVIQLQYKSGVKTYLDVVIAQTDLRTAEFNYTNALYQVISSKLDVERALGSIDY, encoded by the coding sequence ATGCGCGTACTTTTTATCCTATGTAGTTTTTGGCTTTTTAGTAGCAAGTCGTACTCCGTACACGCACAAACCACCGCTTCTGACACACTATCAGCCTATGCTACCCTGGAAGAGTGCATACAATACGCGCTGGCGCATCAGGTGGACATCCGCCAGGCGCAACTCGATGAGCAGATTACTGACCGTACCATCAAAAGCCGCCTGGCCGACTGGTACCCTCAGGTAGGTTTCAACTTCAACATTCAGCACTACCTGCAACTTCCTGTGGTGCTTTTTCCTGACCTGAACAATCCCTCAGGCCCCCGGCGTGAAATACGCACCGGGGTAACCAACTCCTCGACCGGTGCCTTCACGCTGAACCAGACGATTTTCAATCGTGATGTGCTGCTGGCCAACCGTACCGCGCAGGATGTGTTGAAGCAGGCTGTGCAGAACACCACAAATACCAAGATCAATGTGACGGTCGATGTGAGTAAAGCTTTTTATGATCTGCTGCTCACCCGTCAGCAACAGGATATTCTGAACGCCCAGATCGAACGCCTGGCCCGCAACCTGAAAGATGCCGTGAATCAGTTCAAGAGCGGTATTGTGGATAAAACCGACTATCAACGCGCCACGATTGCCCTGAACAATGCCACAGCCCAACTCAAACAAGCCCAAGAACAGGCCATAGCGCGGGAAGCCGTGCTGAAGAACCAGATGGGGTACCCTGTAGAGCGACCCTTGACAATCACCTACGACAGCACGCGCCTGGAACTGGATGCTCAGCTGGACACCACCCAAATAGTGAACTACCAGAATCGCATTGAATACCAGCGCCTGCAAACGCGCCGGAACCTGCTGCGCGCGGAGATCGACTACGCCCGGTGGAGTTTCCTGCCGACGGTGTCCTTTTTTGTGAACTACAACCTGCTCTACCAAAACCAGGAATTTGCCCAATTGTACGGTCGGACTTTTCCAAATTCCCTTTTCGGTCTGACCATTGCCCTACCGCTTTTTCAGGGAGGCAAACGACTGCAAAACATCAAGATCGCCGAACTGCAGTTTGAGCGCTCCGATTGGGATATGACGGGCCTACGCAATGACATCAATACCGAGTTCACTCAGGCCCTGGCTCAATACAAGGGTGATTGGATCAATTATCTGACATTACGGGAAAATGTTTCCCTCGCCCGCGAGGTGTATGACGTGATTCAGTTGCAGTATAAGTCGGGCGTGAAGACCTACCTGGATGTAGTGATTGCCCAGACGGATCTGAGAACGGCGGAATTCAATTATACCAATGCGTTGTATCAGGTGATCAGTAGTAAACTGGATGTCGAACGCGCCTTGGGTAGCATTGATTACTGA
- a CDS encoding FAD binding domain-containing protein encodes MNNFSYTKAHDLPEAIRLGAKNDTQFVAGGTNLIDLMKYNVERASALIDINHLPDQQDIREQEDGGLRLGASVTNAATAYYPLVEERYPLLSRAILAGASGQIRNMATNGGNLLQRTRCYYFYDVNTPCNKRQPGSGCSALGGYNRIMAILGASEACIAVFPSDMCVALAALEATVNITGPNGERTLAFADFHRLPGNTPELDNNLQKGEVITSIDLPPKGFASHYSYLKLRDRNSYAFALVSVATGLELEGNTIKDARIALGGVAHKPWRVKESETFLIGKETTPENFAAAADIILQGAKGYEFNSFKIDLAKKAIVRNGMMALNPSETQLPGAVPN; translated from the coding sequence ATGAATAATTTCAGCTATACCAAAGCCCATGACTTGCCCGAGGCAATCCGGTTGGGTGCGAAAAACGATACCCAATTTGTAGCGGGTGGTACCAATCTGATCGATCTCATGAAGTATAACGTCGAGCGGGCCAGCGCCCTGATCGACATCAATCACCTGCCTGACCAACAGGATATCCGCGAGCAGGAAGACGGTGGCCTGCGTTTGGGGGCATCGGTCACCAATGCGGCTACCGCGTACTATCCGTTGGTTGAGGAAAGGTACCCCCTGTTGTCCAGAGCCATCCTGGCCGGCGCATCGGGGCAAATTCGCAACATGGCGACCAATGGAGGGAACCTGCTCCAACGTACCCGGTGCTACTACTTCTACGATGTCAACACGCCCTGCAACAAGCGTCAACCCGGTTCGGGCTGCTCGGCTCTGGGCGGCTACAATCGCATCATGGCCATTCTGGGCGCCAGTGAAGCCTGTATTGCCGTATTCCCCTCGGATATGTGCGTAGCGCTGGCCGCGTTAGAAGCTACGGTGAATATTACCGGCCCTAACGGCGAACGTACCCTGGCTTTTGCCGATTTTCACCGCTTGCCCGGCAACACGCCCGAGCTGGATAATAATTTGCAGAAGGGCGAGGTGATTACGAGCATTGACCTACCGCCCAAAGGATTTGCTTCCCACTATTCCTACCTCAAACTCCGCGATCGTAATTCCTACGCATTTGCCCTGGTATCAGTGGCGACTGGACTCGAGCTGGAAGGCAACACGATCAAAGATGCCCGGATCGCACTGGGCGGGGTAGCCCACAAGCCCTGGCGGGTCAAGGAAAGCGAGACTTTTTTGATCGGAAAGGAAACCACACCCGAAAATTTCGCGGCCGCAGCGGATATTATTCTGCAGGGAGCCAAAGGGTATGAATTCAACAGCTTCAAGATCGATCTTGCCAAAAAAGCCATTGTCCGTAACGGTATGATGGCTCTCAACCCAAGCGAGACGCAACTACCCGGCGCAGTACCCAATTAA
- a CDS encoding GH92 family glycosyl hydrolase — MSSKFFLVFLLVMGLLSNSPGQTPDLVHYVNTLQGTNSSHQLTRGNTYPTTALPFAMHTWTPQTGKNGDGWKYQYAKDSIRGFQQAHQCSSWTNDYAVFSLMPVTGTLTLDEGKRAARFSHANEIAKPHYYKVALDNKITTEMSPTERGVHLRFTFPKKQDAFVVLDGYTGMSGVSIDVKNQKITGYVHNGRGLKENFKNYFIIQFDKPFVAQGIWENKKGEKWDDRLSGEGRGYGAYIQFKPGETVQARVGSSYISLEQAALNLSRELGTHKTLEDTKAAAALVWNEHLNKVLVEGGTQAEMETFYSCFFRASLFSRKFFELNQAGEPYYFSPYDGTVHEGYLYTDTGFWDTFRAQFPLNAILHPTMHGRYVAALLDAKDQCGWLPSWSFPGEAGSMIGNHAISLLADAWAKGIRTFDPEKALEAYLHEATNKGPWGPANGRDGWKDYFTLGYVPYPKVREATAKTLEYAYDDFCGYNLAKMTNSQFYQDIFSRQMYNYKNVYDPQVGFMRGRGAEGTWTPNFDPYEWGGPFTEGNAWHYLWSVFQDPQGLIDLMGGDQKFTDKLDAVFSEPSTVHVGTYGGKIHEMTEMEMAEMGQYAHGNQPIQHMVYLYNYSGAPWKAQQHAREVMARLYSATEDGYPGDEDQGQTSSWYVLSALGIYSVCPGVDEYVIGSPVFRKATITLENGKKFVIEAEDNDPKKVYIQSATLNGRPFTHNFIHYADIMNGGTLHFQMSETPNTARGTQPEDRPFSLTQK, encoded by the coding sequence ATGAGTTCAAAATTTTTCCTGGTATTTCTATTGGTGATGGGGTTGCTTTCCAATTCTCCAGGCCAAACGCCCGATCTGGTGCACTATGTCAATACCTTGCAGGGTACCAATTCCAGTCATCAGCTGACGCGGGGCAACACGTACCCGACGACCGCCCTGCCGTTCGCGATGCACACCTGGACCCCGCAGACCGGTAAAAATGGCGATGGCTGGAAGTACCAATACGCCAAAGACTCCATCCGTGGCTTCCAGCAGGCGCACCAATGTAGTTCCTGGACCAACGACTACGCTGTTTTTTCGCTGATGCCCGTGACAGGTACCCTGACGCTGGATGAGGGGAAGCGCGCCGCCCGATTCAGCCACGCCAACGAAATAGCCAAGCCGCACTACTATAAAGTGGCACTTGACAATAAAATTACGACCGAGATGTCACCCACCGAGCGGGGGGTACACCTTCGTTTTACTTTTCCCAAAAAACAGGATGCCTTCGTGGTACTCGACGGCTACACCGGCATGAGTGGCGTGAGTATTGACGTCAAAAACCAGAAAATTACTGGCTATGTCCACAACGGGCGCGGTTTGAAAGAAAATTTCAAGAATTACTTTATCATACAATTTGACAAGCCTTTCGTAGCGCAGGGGATTTGGGAAAACAAAAAAGGAGAAAAATGGGATGATCGACTAAGCGGGGAAGGCCGCGGCTACGGAGCCTATATCCAATTCAAACCGGGAGAAACGGTGCAGGCCAGGGTAGGTTCTTCCTATATCAGCCTCGAGCAGGCCGCGCTCAACCTGAGTCGCGAACTGGGTACCCACAAAACCCTGGAAGATACCAAAGCCGCTGCGGCCCTGGTCTGGAACGAACACCTGAACAAGGTACTGGTCGAAGGGGGTACCCAAGCCGAAATGGAAACGTTTTATTCCTGCTTCTTTCGGGCCAGTTTGTTTTCCCGGAAGTTCTTCGAGTTGAACCAGGCCGGAGAGCCTTACTATTTCAGTCCATACGATGGCACGGTGCACGAGGGGTACCTCTACACCGATACGGGGTTCTGGGATACCTTCCGGGCGCAGTTTCCGCTCAATGCCATTCTGCATCCCACCATGCATGGCCGTTACGTGGCCGCTCTGCTCGATGCCAAAGACCAGTGTGGCTGGTTACCCTCGTGGTCGTTTCCCGGTGAAGCGGGCAGCATGATCGGCAACCACGCCATCTCGCTGCTGGCCGATGCCTGGGCCAAGGGAATCCGCACGTTCGACCCCGAAAAAGCCCTGGAGGCCTATTTGCACGAAGCTACCAACAAAGGGCCGTGGGGACCTGCCAACGGGCGCGACGGCTGGAAAGATTACTTTACGCTGGGCTATGTACCCTACCCCAAAGTGCGGGAGGCTACGGCCAAAACCCTGGAATACGCGTATGACGATTTTTGCGGGTATAATCTGGCCAAAATGACCAATAGCCAGTTTTACCAGGATATATTCTCCCGCCAGATGTACAATTACAAAAATGTGTATGACCCCCAGGTAGGCTTCATGCGGGGCCGGGGCGCCGAGGGTACCTGGACGCCCAATTTTGATCCGTACGAGTGGGGTGGTCCGTTTACCGAGGGCAACGCCTGGCATTACCTCTGGTCGGTGTTTCAGGACCCACAGGGGCTAATCGACCTGATGGGGGGCGATCAGAAGTTTACCGACAAGCTTGATGCTGTTTTCAGTGAGCCCAGTACGGTGCACGTAGGTACCTACGGCGGAAAGATTCACGAAATGACCGAAATGGAAATGGCCGAAATGGGACAATATGCCCACGGTAACCAGCCCATACAACACATGGTGTACCTGTACAATTATTCCGGAGCCCCGTGGAAAGCGCAGCAGCACGCGCGGGAGGTGATGGCCCGACTGTACAGTGCCACCGAAGACGGCTATCCCGGCGATGAGGATCAGGGACAGACTTCTTCGTGGTATGTACTGAGTGCGCTGGGCATCTACAGCGTGTGTCCTGGGGTGGATGAATACGTTATCGGCAGTCCGGTGTTCAGGAAGGCCACAATCACCCTCGAAAATGGAAAGAAGTTTGTGATCGAAGCCGAGGACAATGACCCGAAGAAGGTGTACATCCAGTCAGCCACGTTGAACGGCCGGCCTTTCACGCATAATTTTATCCACTATGCGGATATTATGAACGGGGGTACCTTACACTTCCAAATGAGCGAAACGCCCAATACCGCACGGGGTACCCAGCCGGAAGACCGGCCGTTTTCGCTTACCCAAAAATAA
- a CDS encoding (2Fe-2S)-binding protein has translation MLSENATILPKTQVNFDPKPVTLTVNGIDRPLQLMPWVSLLDALREYIGLTGTKKGCDHGQCGACTVICDGNRILSCLTLAVMKEGAEITTIEGIAPSDDELHPLQKAFIEHDAFQCGYCTPGQICSAIGMLKEGHAQSRAEVADLMSGNLCRCGANSNIIDAIMEVKEGLANEKQ, from the coding sequence ATGCTATCAGAGAACGCCACGATTCTTCCAAAAACCCAGGTCAATTTCGACCCCAAGCCCGTTACCCTCACTGTCAATGGGATAGACCGCCCCTTGCAGCTCATGCCGTGGGTCAGCCTGCTGGACGCGCTGCGGGAATACATCGGCCTGACAGGTACCAAGAAAGGCTGCGACCATGGCCAATGCGGAGCCTGTACCGTGATTTGTGACGGCAATCGAATTCTCAGCTGCCTTACGCTGGCCGTGATGAAAGAGGGGGCCGAAATCACTACCATTGAGGGCATCGCTCCCAGCGACGACGAGCTACATCCCTTACAAAAAGCCTTTATCGAACATGACGCCTTTCAATGCGGCTATTGTACGCCGGGCCAGATATGCAGTGCGATCGGTATGCTGAAAGAAGGCCATGCCCAAAGCCGGGCGGAAGTAGCAGACCTCATGAGCGGCAACCTGTGCCGCTGTGGAGCCAACAGTAACATCATCGACGCCATTATGGAAGTAAAGGAGGGACTTGCGAATGAGAAGCAATGA